From a single Cotesia glomerata isolate CgM1 unplaced genomic scaffold, MPM_Cglom_v2.3 scaffold_31, whole genome shotgun sequence genomic region:
- the LOC123274358 gene encoding protein phosphatase 1 regulatory subunit 36-like, translating into MQENFEDDVHFVWDDFRKELAIFGAHEQEDQKIKYRRQRKKIIDKSKIYCPHAYLILSFSDILNSNQKLRYRRHYLRKVSPNEPDVIILQDIKNLVLYLLTTPVSLQFINFFHLRIVDRLLRALIIYFQSYTQIWEEEIIKKRTAVTKKARNQLARGSRLKKAEEMSALRSIVAREYCELLVGCEESAKYHHMLGGSSIESHGEKDLRIFEAFIQVAYRVVWIALQRKYYNLIEVELHRLLRTDAYNIADRKTGYETNKGMDEEEKFILHGSTILPRRKLLINSPLSYQLLNESNDYRLVSLGLINSESKDPRINYLKNALLADEENLQKLKIKVGILGHPRANYDITLIPIDGENELDREDLWERRRSSLSDKRRKSLSLEQKPLELPDFGDDLELSDVYDLSKVQVVEGKYDKYREEARKKWIKRELNRQSYSSYSDAISIITTTD; encoded by the exons atgcaagaaaattttgaagatgATGTACATTTTGTGTGGGATGATTTTCGCAAAGAATTGGCAATATTtgg AGCTCATGAACAGGAggatcaaaaaataaaataccggAGACAgagaaagaaaataatagataaatcaaaaatttattgtcctCATgcgtatttaattttaagtttctcAGATATTTTGAATTCTAatcaaaaa ttaagATACCGCAGGCATTATCTTCGTAAAGTAAGTCCTAATGAACCAGACGTTATAATTCTCCAAGAcataaaaaatcttgttttgtACTTATTGACAACTCCGGTGAGTCttcagtttataaatttttttcaccttCGTATCGTCGATCGTCTACTACGAGCACTTATAATTTACTTCCAATCGTACACTCAAATATGGGAagaggaaataataaaaaagcgaACTGCAGTGACTAAAAAAGCACGCAATCAATTGGCCAGAGGTAGCAGACTGAAAAAAGCTGAAGAAATGAGTGCTCTAAGAAGTATTGTAGCTCGAGAGTACTGCGAATTGTTGGTTGGATGTGAAGAAAGTGCCAAGTATCACCATATGCTGGGTGGTTCGTCCATTGAGTCTCATGGAGAAAAAGATCTAAGAATTTTTGAAGCGTTTATCCAGGTAGCTTATCGTGTAGTTTGGATTGCGTTGCAGagaaaatattacaatttgattg aAGTTGAACTCCACAGACTACTGAGAACTGATGCTTACAATATAGCTGATCGTAAAACTGGATATGAAACCAATAAAGGGATggatgaagaagaaaaatttattctccATGGATCTACAATTTTACCACGTagaaaattattgatcaattCACCATTGTCTTATCAATTACTTAATGAATCTAATGACTATAGACTAGTTTCTCTGG GACTGATTAATTCAGAATCAAAAGATCCAAGAATAAACTATTTGAAGAATGCACTACTTGCtgatgaagaaaatttacagaaattaaaaattaaagttggAATTTTAGGACATCCGCGCGCTAACTATGACATTACTTTGATTCCAATCGACGGTGAAAATGAATTGGATAGAGAGGATTTATGGGAACGACGCAGAAGCTCATTGTCTGATAAACGAAGAAAAAgtcta AGTCTAGAGCAAAAACCATTGGAACTTCCAGACTTTGGAGATGATTTAGAACTTTCAGATGTTTACGACTTATCAAAAGTACAAGTGGTTGAAGGAAAGTACGATAAATATCGAGAGGAAGCGAGGAAAAAATGGATAAAACGGGAATTGAATCGTCAGTCTTACTCGTCATACTCAGACGCAATCTCTATTATTACTACTACTGATTAA
- the LOC123274351 gene encoding dolichyl-diphosphooligosaccharide--protein glycosyltransferase subunit STT3B isoform X1: MQSNKPSNTGAKKVMFPDKKSSPPSSSSSSSKQMKSSTITNAAGLSSLITFTILLLAWISGFASRLFAIIRFESIIHEFDPWFNYRATAYMVQHGFYNFLNWFDERAWYPLGRIVGGTVYPGLMITSGSIHYILHSLNIPIHIRDICVFLAPVFSGLTAISTYFLTKELWSAGAGLFAACFIAIVPGYISRSVAGSYDNEGIAIFALQFTYYLWVKSVKKGSIFWAALTALSYFYMVSAWGGYVFIINLIPLHVFLLLLMNRFSNRLFVSYTTFYILGLLLSMQIPFVGFQPIRTSEHMAAGGVFVLLIFVGTLRYLRTILTKSEMKYFGGIVVIIAGVLLLGLVLLTYMGFVAPWSGRFYSLWDTGYAKIHIPIIASVSEHQPTTWFSFFFDLHILVSTFPVGLWYCIKRINDERVFIVLYALSAVYFAGVMVRLMLTLTPVVCMLSGVAFSGLLEMYLKDEDRESGDRENVDSSEAESETDGERSPGRGLYDKAGKLRRMKHEKPKGNGDGLGSNLRNGVVIGVLMLLMMFTVHCTWVTSNAYSSPSIVLASYTHDGGRSILDDFREAYYWLAQNTPTDARIMSWWDYGYQIAGMANRTTLVDNNTWNNSHIALVGKAMSSTEPKAYEIMTSLDVDYVLVIFGGMIGYSGDDINKFLWMVRIAEGEHPQDIRESDYFTERGEFRVDAEGSPTLLNCLMYKLSYYRFGEVVLDYRMSAGFDRTRQAEIGNKNFKLTYLDEAYTTEHWLVRIYRVKKPNEFNRPRIPLSERKIARSTSSYHNKKTTRRKKGIIKNKPTVVKGQKPQRRTTV, from the exons ATGCAGTCCAACAAGCCAAGTAACACGGGTGCAAAGAAAGTCATGTTTCCTGATAAAAAGTCTTCACCACCATCATCGTCATCATCTTCCTCAAAACAAATGAAATCTTCGACGATCACAAATGCTGCTGGTCTCAGCTCATTAATCACCTTCACTATTTTATTGTTGGCATGGATATCGGGATTCGCATCCAGGCTTTTTGCGATTATACGATTTGAATCTATCATTCATGAATTTGATCCATG gTTCAATTACCGAGCAACAGCGTACATGGTCCAGCATGgattttacaattttcttaACTGGTTCGACGAGCGAGCCTGGTACCCACTTGGTCGAATCGTCGGTGGAACCGTATATCCAGGACTTATGATAACATCTGGCTCTATACATTACATTCTTCATTCATTAAACATTCCAATACACATTCGGGACATTTGTGTATTTTTGGCACCAGTTTTCAGCGGACTAACCGCAATATCAACATACTTCTTAACTAAAGAATTATGGAGCGCGGGTGCAGGTTTATTTGCAGCGTGCTTTATCGCCATCGTACCCGGATATATATCGAGATCAGTAGCTGGTAGTTATGATAACGAGGGGATAGCCATATTTGCGCTACAATTTACTTACTACTTATGGGTTAAATCTGTAAAAAAAGGATCTATATTTTGGGCTGCATTGACGGCATTGTCGTACTTCTACATGGTCTCCGCCTGGGGTGGCtatgtatttattataaacttaatACCGTTGCACGTATTCCTGCTTCTCTTGATGAATCGATTCAGCAATCGGTTGTTCGTGAGTTATACGACCTTCTATATACTTGGATTGCTGCTGAGTATGCAGATTCCGTTTGTAGGATTTCAACCAATAAGAACATCTGAACATATGGCAGCTGGTGGAGTTTTTGTATTACTCATTTTTGTAGGAACTTTAAG GTACCTACGAACGATACTCACAAAATCTGAGATGAAATACTTTGGAGGGATAGTCGTCATAATTGCGGGAGTTCTTCTTCTAGGACTCGTTCTTTTGACGTACATGGGTTTCGTAGCGCCTTGGAGTGGAAGATTTTACAGTCTTTGGGATACTGGGTATGCCAAAATTCACATTCCCATCATTGCATCGGTCTCTGAGCATCAACCGACAACGTGGTTCAGTTTCTTCTTCGATCTTCATATTCTCGTATCGACTTTCCCAGTCGGTTTATGGTACTGCATCAAGCGAATTAACGATGAGCGCGTCTTCATAGTCCTCTACGCGTTGAGCGCTGTTTATTTTGCTGGTGTGATGGTTCGTCTGATGCTGACGCTAACTCCAGTAGTATGCATGTTGTCTGGTGTTGCATTCAGCGGACTTTTAGAGATGTACCTGAAAGATGAAGACCGTGAGTCTGGTGACAGAGAAAATGTAGACAGTAGCGAGGCCGAAAGTGAAACTGACGGTGAACGTAGTCCAGGAAGAGGACTTTACGACAAAGCGGGAAAATTAAGGCGAATGAAACACGAAAAACCTAAAGGCAACGGAGATGGACTTGGCTCAAATCTTCGCAATGGTGTTGTAATTGGTGTTTTAATGCTATTAATGATGTTTACGGTTCACTGCACTTGGGTCACTAGCAATGCATACTCCAGTCCATCTATTGTTCTTGCTTCCTACACTCATGACGGTGGCCGCAGTATACTTGATGACTTCCGCGAAGCTTATTATTGGCTTGCACAAAATACTCCAACTGACGCTAGAATAATGAGCTGGTGGGATTACGGATATCAAATAGCCGGAATGGCTAAtag gaCGACACTCGTAGACAATAATACTTGGAATAATTCTCATATTGCGTTGGTAGGAAAGGCTATGAGCTCAACAGAACCAAAGGCTTACGAAATAATGACGTCACTAGATGTCGATTATGTTCTAGTAATATTTGGAGGAATGATCGGTTATTCAGGCGATGacataaacaaatttttatggatGGTCCGTATTGCTGAAGGCGAGCATCCTCAAGATATTCGCGAGAGTGATTACTTTACTGAGCGTGGAGAGTTTCGTGTTGATGCTGAGGGTTCACCGACCCTTCTCAATTGTCTTATGTACAAATTGAGTTATTATCGTTTTGGCGAAGTAGTACTGGACTACCGTATGTCAGCTGGATTTGATCGTACGAGGCAAGCTGAAataggaaataaaaatttcaagttaacTTATCTTGATGAGGCCTACACTACTGAACATTGGCTCGTAAGAATTTAcag ggTGAAGAAGCCCAATGAGTTCAATCGACCCAGGATTCCATTATCGGAACGTAAGATTGCACGATCAACGAGCTCCTACCACAATAAAAAg ACGACACGTCGCAAGAAGGGAATAATCAAGAATAAACCGACAGTGGTGAAAGGACAGAAACCTCAAAGAAGAACGACcgtttaa
- the LOC123274359 gene encoding 39S ribosomal protein L9, mitochondrial — protein sequence MNFASVFNNLTKSISPLLNKTPGVVIQQTRNTFVLKRQYKLPLLEKGAKIKNWKNRYFIYQLVENRNNRKREQIDVILKTFVEGMGVRGDKLSLSPYYAYKHLLLPGLAAYATPENIKKFEEDIGVPQQAYSSPFVPQTMRLLGEFLLQVNMSADNPWTLATEHVWSAFRENKIHMSRDSVTLPERPINGPNLEMENKEFYVTVMINQREKVNVRCRIRYRSNDPNKLMPDPDALLKISEPIYPEFKAVLDTIPVHSQLKQKLQQDSSTLSTHKRK from the exons atgaattttgcaagtgtttttaataatttaacaaaatcaaTCAGTCCTCTTTTGAACAAAACGCCAGGAGTTGTAATTCAACAAACCagg aaTACATTTGTACTGAAACGACAGTATAAGCTTCCTCTTCTTGAAAAAGgagctaaaataaaaaattggaaaaatcgATACTTCATCTATCAACTAGTTGAAAATCGAAATAATAGAAAGAGAGAACAGATTGATGTTATTCTGAAAACTTTTGTTGAAGGGATGGGTGTACGTGGAGATAAGCTATCGTTGTCTCCATATTATGCATACAAGCATTTACTTCTACCTGGCCTGGCAGCGTACGCTACGCCGGAAAACATTAAAAAGTTTGAAGAAGACATTGGTGTTCCTCAGCAAGCATACTCTTCGCCGTTTGTACCACAAACTATGAGACTTCTTGGTGAATTTTTACTCCAAGTTAACATGTCAGCTGATAATCCTTGGACATTGGCTACTGAACACGTATGGTCTGCTTTTCGTGAGAATAAAATTCATATGAGCAGAGACAGTGTCACGTTGCCCGAGCGACCGATAAATGGTCCGAATCTTGagatggaaaataaagaattcTATGTGACTGTCATGATTAATCAAAGGGAAAAGGTTAACGTTCGATGCAGAATTAGATACCGTAGTAATGatccaaataaattaatgccAGATCCTGATGCTCTTCTTAAAATATCTGAGCCAATTTACCCCGAATTTAAAGCTGTTTTGGACACAATACCCGTTCATTCTCAACTAAAGCAAAAATTACAACAGGATTCTAGTACCCTTAGTACTCATAAGagaaaataa
- the LOC123274357 gene encoding INO80 complex subunit D-like produces the protein MNGYTRWNSWESNLSSMKIPAEEAFEMDNKLKFSDRLKALLKTDPRQDIDPYIFSEPEPFHGAGKHNNVESIKNSRMSGGKSNGSKGKCLRKRIKAEHNASSSENVTSVMDNARLVGDNSSLRSVELRIGHGSRVKEDSSREPVRRLSRDHTLLYYPRAGDEIPDSDSSSDELGVYQRHWFSGDTSNVPRATRLTLLRSQLRRRLIQLHKDGKESETLLYKRTRRLLEAACRSSRQLKGHLTSSSIHKKDNTDHLLVGSRCLTEGCQYMSLPSTRHCSRHIMLNGDQLLFEHCTAKFSDNTQCCVPVFDVAHELPLCPEHARKRDNYNRKAQESKPKKSRKKPTSPTSIPRPKNTSSSSKSRPKKRKRPPSVKPIDIKPNVNIRHCQQQEETIHLDNHHSSQIITPTIIPVNNICNNNKTLNNVAQSMPTNPITNNLNLGSLGLGSLGLGPGLNTGLRVELDQEVFAALDPNEHDFNNVLNTLPVDLNELFLESRNGEYEQPSKEEAEELERALEEVDKDVRSLEQMEQTRSLLERNLERMEQTHGLLGRNLEHLESNHGLLERNLEPTHGLLEPALLAQLMSDIAS, from the exons ATGAATGGATACACAAG GTGGAACAGTTGGGAGTCAAACCTGTCATCGATGAAGATCCCGGCCGAGGAGGCTTTTGAGATGGACAATAAATTGAAGTTTTCGGATCGTCTGAAAGCTCTGCTGAAAACAGACCCACGTCAAGACATCGATCCTTATATATTCAGTGAACCAGAGCCATTTCACGGTGCGGGTAAACATAATAATGTCGAGTCCATCAAGAATTCTCGAATGAGTGGAGGTAAGAGTAACGGTTCTAAAGGAAAGTGTTTAAGAAAAAGAATCAAAGCTGAACACAATGCTAGCTCTAGCGAAAACGTTACATCTGTTATGGATAATGCGAGATTAGTTGGAGATAATAGCAGTCTGAGGAGTGTTGAACTTAGAATCGGTCATGGGTCACGTGTCAAGGAGGATTCTAGCAGAGAACCAGTGAGAAGATTGAGTAGAGATCACACTCTTCTCTACTACCCACGCGCTGGCGATGAAATTCCTGACAGCGATAGCAGTAGCGATGAACTAGGTGTTTATCAGCGTCACTGGTTTTCCGGCGATACAAGTAACGTTCCAAGAGCCACCAGGTTGACTCTCCTGAGGTCACAGTTACGTCGGCGTTTAATTCAACTTCACAAAGATGGCAAAGAGTCTGAAACGCTTCTTTATAAGAGAACTCGACGGCTACTGGAAGCTGCGTGTAGAAGTTCACGGCAGTTGAAAGGACACTTGACATCTTCAAGTATCCATAAAAAAGACAATACAGATCATCTCCTGGTTGGTAGTCGCTGTTTAACTGAAGGCTGTCAGTATATGTCGCTACCCAGCACACGTCATTGTTCTCGTCATATAATGCTTAATGGTGATCAACTGTTGTTTGAACATTGTACTGCCAAGTTTAGCGACAATACTCAATGTTGTGTGCCTGTATTTGATGTAGCCCACGAGTTACCATTGTGCCCAGAGCACGCACGTAAACGTGATAACTATAATCGCAAAGCTCAGGAATccaaaccaaaaaaatcacgTAAAAAACCAACATCACCAACTAGCATTCCAAGACCCAAGAATACCAGTAGCAGTAGTAAATCACGTCCGAAAAAACGAAAACGACCACCTTCTGTAAAACCTATTGACATAAAGCCTAATGTAAATATACGACATTGTCAACAGCAAGAAGAGACTATTCATTTAGATAATCATCATTCGAGTCAAATAATCACTCCGACAATCATACCGGTTAATAATATCTGTAATAATAACAAGACATTGAATAATGTGGCGCAAAGTATGCCAACTAATCCAATAACTAATAACCTTAATCTTGGATCATTGGGACTTGGATCGCTGGGTCTTGGCCCCGGTTTAAATACAGGTTTAAGAGTTGAATTAGACCAAGAAGTATTTGCAGCTCTTGATCCCAATGAACATGACTTTAATAATGTTCTTAATACTCTACCTGTTGACCTTAATGAGCTTTTCTTAg aaagcCGCAATGGTGAATATGAACAGCCCTCAAAAGAGGAAGCCGAGGAACTAGAACGGGCTTTGGAAGAAGTTGACAAAGATGTCCGAAGTCTTGAACAAATGGAGCAGACCCGTTCTTTGCTAGAGCGTAATTTGGAAAGAATGGAACAAACACACGGTCTCTTAGGACGTAATCTCGAACACTTAGAATCGAATCACGGTCTCCTAGAACGAAATTTAGAACCGACTCACGGCCTTTTAGAGCCAGCTCTTCTTGCCCAATTGATGTCAGATATTGCATCGTAG
- the LOC123274351 gene encoding dolichyl-diphosphooligosaccharide--protein glycosyltransferase subunit STT3B isoform X2, translating to MQSNKPSNTGAKKVMFPDKKSSPPSSSSSSSKQMKSSTITNAAGLSSLITFTILLLAWISGFASRLFAIIRFESIIHEFDPWFNYRATAYMVQHGFYNFLNWFDERAWYPLGRIVGGTVYPGLMITSGSIHYILHSLNIPIHIRDICVFLAPVFSGLTAISTYFLTKELWSAGAGLFAACFIAIVPGYISRSVAGSYDNEGIAIFALQFTYYLWVKSVKKGSIFWAALTALSYFYMVSAWGGYVFIINLIPLHVFLLLLMNRFSNRLFVSYTTFYILGLLLSMQIPFVGFQPIRTSEHMAAGGVFVLLIFVGTLRYLRTILTKSEMKYFGGIVVIIAGVLLLGLVLLTYMGFVAPWSGRFYSLWDTGYAKIHIPIIASVSEHQPTTWFSFFFDLHILVSTFPVGLWYCIKRINDERVFIVLYALSAVYFAGVMVRLMLTLTPVVCMLSGVAFSGLLEMYLKDEDRESGDRENVDSSEAESETDGERSPGRGLYDKAGKLRRMKHEKPKGNGDGLGSNLRNGVVIGVLMLLMMFTVHCTWVTSNAYSSPSIVLASYTHDGGRSILDDFREAYYWLAQNTPTDARIMSWWDYGYQIAGMANRTTLVDNNTWNNSHIALVGKAMSSTEPKAYEIMTSLDVDYVLVIFGGMIGYSGDDINKFLWMVRIAEGEHPQDIRESDYFTERGEFRVDAEGSPTLLNCLMYKLSYYRFGEVVLDYRMSAGFDRTRQAEIGNKNFKLTYLDEAYTTEHWLVRIYRVKKPNEFNRPRIPLSERKIARSTSSYHNKKLKFWGGRH from the exons ATGCAGTCCAACAAGCCAAGTAACACGGGTGCAAAGAAAGTCATGTTTCCTGATAAAAAGTCTTCACCACCATCATCGTCATCATCTTCCTCAAAACAAATGAAATCTTCGACGATCACAAATGCTGCTGGTCTCAGCTCATTAATCACCTTCACTATTTTATTGTTGGCATGGATATCGGGATTCGCATCCAGGCTTTTTGCGATTATACGATTTGAATCTATCATTCATGAATTTGATCCATG gTTCAATTACCGAGCAACAGCGTACATGGTCCAGCATGgattttacaattttcttaACTGGTTCGACGAGCGAGCCTGGTACCCACTTGGTCGAATCGTCGGTGGAACCGTATATCCAGGACTTATGATAACATCTGGCTCTATACATTACATTCTTCATTCATTAAACATTCCAATACACATTCGGGACATTTGTGTATTTTTGGCACCAGTTTTCAGCGGACTAACCGCAATATCAACATACTTCTTAACTAAAGAATTATGGAGCGCGGGTGCAGGTTTATTTGCAGCGTGCTTTATCGCCATCGTACCCGGATATATATCGAGATCAGTAGCTGGTAGTTATGATAACGAGGGGATAGCCATATTTGCGCTACAATTTACTTACTACTTATGGGTTAAATCTGTAAAAAAAGGATCTATATTTTGGGCTGCATTGACGGCATTGTCGTACTTCTACATGGTCTCCGCCTGGGGTGGCtatgtatttattataaacttaatACCGTTGCACGTATTCCTGCTTCTCTTGATGAATCGATTCAGCAATCGGTTGTTCGTGAGTTATACGACCTTCTATATACTTGGATTGCTGCTGAGTATGCAGATTCCGTTTGTAGGATTTCAACCAATAAGAACATCTGAACATATGGCAGCTGGTGGAGTTTTTGTATTACTCATTTTTGTAGGAACTTTAAG GTACCTACGAACGATACTCACAAAATCTGAGATGAAATACTTTGGAGGGATAGTCGTCATAATTGCGGGAGTTCTTCTTCTAGGACTCGTTCTTTTGACGTACATGGGTTTCGTAGCGCCTTGGAGTGGAAGATTTTACAGTCTTTGGGATACTGGGTATGCCAAAATTCACATTCCCATCATTGCATCGGTCTCTGAGCATCAACCGACAACGTGGTTCAGTTTCTTCTTCGATCTTCATATTCTCGTATCGACTTTCCCAGTCGGTTTATGGTACTGCATCAAGCGAATTAACGATGAGCGCGTCTTCATAGTCCTCTACGCGTTGAGCGCTGTTTATTTTGCTGGTGTGATGGTTCGTCTGATGCTGACGCTAACTCCAGTAGTATGCATGTTGTCTGGTGTTGCATTCAGCGGACTTTTAGAGATGTACCTGAAAGATGAAGACCGTGAGTCTGGTGACAGAGAAAATGTAGACAGTAGCGAGGCCGAAAGTGAAACTGACGGTGAACGTAGTCCAGGAAGAGGACTTTACGACAAAGCGGGAAAATTAAGGCGAATGAAACACGAAAAACCTAAAGGCAACGGAGATGGACTTGGCTCAAATCTTCGCAATGGTGTTGTAATTGGTGTTTTAATGCTATTAATGATGTTTACGGTTCACTGCACTTGGGTCACTAGCAATGCATACTCCAGTCCATCTATTGTTCTTGCTTCCTACACTCATGACGGTGGCCGCAGTATACTTGATGACTTCCGCGAAGCTTATTATTGGCTTGCACAAAATACTCCAACTGACGCTAGAATAATGAGCTGGTGGGATTACGGATATCAAATAGCCGGAATGGCTAAtag gaCGACACTCGTAGACAATAATACTTGGAATAATTCTCATATTGCGTTGGTAGGAAAGGCTATGAGCTCAACAGAACCAAAGGCTTACGAAATAATGACGTCACTAGATGTCGATTATGTTCTAGTAATATTTGGAGGAATGATCGGTTATTCAGGCGATGacataaacaaatttttatggatGGTCCGTATTGCTGAAGGCGAGCATCCTCAAGATATTCGCGAGAGTGATTACTTTACTGAGCGTGGAGAGTTTCGTGTTGATGCTGAGGGTTCACCGACCCTTCTCAATTGTCTTATGTACAAATTGAGTTATTATCGTTTTGGCGAAGTAGTACTGGACTACCGTATGTCAGCTGGATTTGATCGTACGAGGCAAGCTGAAataggaaataaaaatttcaagttaacTTATCTTGATGAGGCCTACACTACTGAACATTGGCTCGTAAGAATTTAcag ggTGAAGAAGCCCAATGAGTTCAATCGACCCAGGATTCCATTATCGGAACGTAAGATTGCACGATCAACGAGCTCCTACCACAATAAAAAg TTAAAATTTTGGGGGGGCCGGCATTGA